The following coding sequences are from one Pusillimonas sp. DMV24BSW_D window:
- a CDS encoding phosphoribosyltransferase, which yields MNLPPSTDRDLWVSWDEYHALIDRLALTIHESGWEFEKIICLARGGMRVGDILSRIFDVPLGILATSSYREAAGTQQGKLDIAQFITITRGTLDGKVLLVDDMVDTGMTFIRVGEHLREQFPDITELRSAVLWWKGHAKAHPDYYVDKLPTNPWIHQPFEDYDSLRPHQLEAWVRKGVRNS from the coding sequence ATGAATTTGCCTCCCAGCACCGACCGTGATCTTTGGGTATCGTGGGATGAATACCACGCTTTAATCGACCGTCTTGCTCTAACGATTCATGAGTCAGGTTGGGAATTTGAGAAAATTATCTGCCTGGCGCGCGGGGGTATGCGGGTAGGTGATATTCTTTCGCGCATTTTCGACGTACCCTTGGGCATACTGGCGACGAGCAGTTATCGTGAAGCAGCCGGTACGCAACAGGGCAAGCTCGACATTGCCCAGTTTATTACGATTACCCGCGGCACACTTGACGGCAAAGTACTGCTGGTCGACGACATGGTCGATACCGGTATGACGTTTATTCGCGTAGGCGAGCATTTGCGTGAGCAGTTCCCCGACATTACCGAGTTGCGCAGTGCCGTGTTGTGGTGGAAAGGGCACGCCAAAGCCCACCCCGATTATTACGTCGACAAGCTACCCACGAACCCCTGGATTCATCAGCCTTTTGAGGATTACGATAGTTTGCGTCCGCATCAATTGGAAGCCTGGGTGCGAAAAGGGGTTCGCAATTCCTGA
- the der gene encoding ribosome biogenesis GTPase Der, producing the protein MKNTLFKPVVALVGRANVGKSTLFNRLTRSRAALVADFAGLTRDRHYGEGRLGNHAYLVVDTGGFEPIAKEGIMVEMARQTEQAIAEADVVIFLVDARAGINAHDHEIARLLRRAGQRVLLAVNKAEGMKHGSAAAEFYELGLGEPYPISASHGDGVVDLIDNALSFLDDGVADQESVQEASDWTSEADEKEINDVDVVVDDVAEAGTEKDKHHRIKLAIVGRPNVGKSTLINTLIGEERVIAFDLPGTTRDAIEIEFEKDGTAYTLIDTAGLRRRGKVFQAVEKFSVIKTLQAIEACNVVVLMLDAHTEISDQDAHIAGFILETGRALVIAINKWDGLDDHARDRIKRDFERKLRFLSFAKVHTISALKGRGIQPLIKSVKQAHAAAFAKLPTPRLTRVLHAAVEQQPPPRKGIFRPKMRYAHQGGQNPPLIIIHGNALDAIPDSYRRYLETRFRTEFKLEGTPLRIEFKSSQNPYIQQGAK; encoded by the coding sequence TTGAAAAACACGTTGTTCAAACCCGTTGTCGCGCTGGTTGGGCGCGCCAATGTGGGCAAATCCACACTATTCAACCGTCTTACACGGTCGCGTGCTGCGCTCGTAGCCGACTTCGCCGGCTTAACACGTGATCGTCATTACGGTGAAGGCCGCCTGGGCAATCATGCTTATCTGGTAGTAGACACCGGTGGCTTTGAGCCAATCGCGAAAGAAGGCATTATGGTGGAAATGGCGCGCCAGACAGAGCAAGCCATTGCCGAGGCCGATGTGGTTATTTTTCTTGTAGATGCTCGGGCGGGTATTAACGCACACGATCACGAAATTGCCCGTTTGTTGCGCCGTGCGGGTCAACGTGTTTTGTTGGCGGTAAATAAAGCCGAAGGCATGAAACATGGGTCCGCCGCTGCGGAATTCTATGAATTGGGCTTGGGTGAACCGTACCCTATTTCTGCTTCGCATGGCGATGGCGTGGTCGACTTGATCGACAACGCGCTTTCATTCCTTGATGACGGTGTTGCTGACCAGGAAAGCGTCCAGGAAGCGTCCGATTGGACGTCTGAGGCCGACGAAAAAGAAATCAACGACGTCGATGTTGTCGTTGACGATGTTGCTGAAGCCGGTACTGAAAAAGATAAACATCATCGCATCAAGCTGGCCATTGTCGGTCGGCCGAATGTGGGTAAATCGACGCTCATCAATACTTTAATCGGCGAAGAGCGTGTCATCGCCTTCGATTTGCCGGGTACTACGCGCGACGCGATAGAAATTGAATTCGAGAAAGACGGCACGGCTTATACCTTAATCGATACAGCCGGATTGAGGCGTCGCGGAAAAGTGTTCCAGGCAGTGGAAAAGTTTTCCGTCATTAAAACCTTGCAGGCTATTGAGGCATGCAATGTGGTGGTTCTCATGCTGGATGCCCATACGGAAATTTCCGATCAGGACGCGCATATCGCCGGCTTTATTTTGGAAACCGGTCGGGCGCTGGTGATTGCCATTAACAAGTGGGATGGGCTTGACGATCACGCCCGCGATCGTATCAAGCGCGACTTTGAGCGTAAATTGCGGTTCCTGTCGTTTGCCAAGGTCCATACCATCTCCGCATTAAAAGGGCGGGGCATTCAACCGCTCATTAAATCGGTAAAGCAAGCCCATGCAGCGGCATTTGCCAAGCTGCCTACGCCGCGCCTTACGCGTGTTCTGCATGCTGCAGTCGAGCAACAGCCCCCCCCGCGCAAAGGTATTTTCCGGCCTAAAATGCGGTATGCGCACCAAGGCGGGCAGAATCCACCGCTTATTATTATTCATGGTAACGCGCTGGATGCCATTCCCGATTCTTATCGGCGCTATCTGGAAACGCGTTTCCGCACGGAGTTCAAGCTGGAAGGCACGCCTTTACGCATTGAGTTCAAATCGTCTCAAAACCCGTATATTCAACAGGGGGCCAAGTGA
- a CDS encoding adenylosuccinate synthase, whose protein sequence is MSKNIVVIGTQWGDEGKGKIVDWLAESANGVVRFQGGHNAGHTLWINGTKTILRLIPSGIMHAGVTCYIGNGVVLSPDALLKEIGELEEAGIDVRSRLQISWSCPLILPYHIAIDQAREKRKGDGKIGTTGRGIGPAYEDKVARRAIRVQDLYDLDVFDAKLEEALDYHNFVLTQYLGAEAVSVNEVRDQALALGEQIKPMVADVSANLHGAQKAGQTLLFEGAQGALLDIDHGTYPFVTSSNCIAGAAAAGAGVGPQSLNYVLGIAKAYTTRVGSGPFPTELHDDIGSHLAKVGHEFGSVTGRPRRCGWFDGAAMKRSVMINGISGLCVTKLDVLDGLETIRIGVGYRYKGQFLDALPPGAQAASEAEPVLEEMAGWQDSTVGVTQYDELPVNARRYLERIAQVCDVPIDMVSTGPDRMETIVLRHPFKN, encoded by the coding sequence ATGAGCAAGAATATCGTGGTAATCGGCACCCAATGGGGTGACGAAGGCAAAGGAAAGATTGTTGATTGGCTGGCTGAATCCGCCAATGGCGTGGTGCGCTTCCAGGGTGGGCATAATGCCGGCCATACTTTATGGATTAACGGCACCAAAACCATTTTGCGCCTGATTCCCTCGGGTATTATGCACGCCGGCGTGACTTGCTACATTGGTAATGGGGTAGTGTTGTCGCCGGATGCCTTGCTGAAAGAAATCGGTGAGCTTGAAGAGGCGGGTATCGATGTGCGTTCGCGCCTGCAAATCTCGTGGTCCTGCCCGCTGATTCTTCCGTATCACATTGCTATTGATCAGGCCCGTGAAAAACGTAAGGGTGACGGAAAAATTGGCACGACCGGAAGGGGGATTGGGCCGGCTTATGAAGATAAGGTCGCGCGCCGAGCCATTCGCGTGCAAGATCTCTACGATTTGGATGTCTTCGATGCCAAGCTTGAAGAGGCGCTTGATTACCATAACTTCGTACTAACGCAATATTTGGGCGCTGAGGCCGTTTCGGTTAACGAAGTGCGCGATCAGGCGCTGGCGTTGGGCGAACAAATCAAACCCATGGTGGCTGACGTTTCCGCCAATTTGCATGGGGCTCAGAAAGCCGGTCAAACCTTGTTGTTTGAAGGGGCGCAGGGTGCTTTGCTCGACATCGACCATGGTACGTACCCTTTTGTGACAAGCAGCAATTGTATTGCCGGTGCAGCTGCCGCAGGTGCGGGTGTCGGGCCGCAGTCGTTGAATTACGTTTTGGGCATTGCAAAAGCCTATACTACGCGTGTGGGTTCAGGTCCGTTTCCTACAGAGCTGCACGACGATATAGGCTCTCATCTTGCCAAAGTCGGGCATGAGTTTGGCTCGGTTACCGGTCGCCCGCGCCGTTGCGGTTGGTTCGATGGCGCTGCGATGAAACGGTCAGTCATGATTAACGGCATCTCAGGTTTGTGTGTCACCAAGCTCGATGTCCTGGACGGCCTGGAAACCATTCGTATTGGGGTCGGTTATCGCTACAAGGGCCAGTTTCTCGATGCTTTGCCGCCAGGGGCGCAGGCCGCGTCCGAAGCGGAGCCGGTTTTAGAGGAAATGGCCGGCTGGCAAGACTCCACAGTGGGTGTAACCCAATACGACGAGCTGCCTGTTAACGCGCGTCGTTATCTTGAGCGTATCGCCCAAGTGTGCGATGTTCCTATCGACATGGTCTCAACTGGTCCTGATCGCATGGAAACCATTGTGCTGCGCCATCCGTTCAAAAACTAA
- the hisC gene encoding histidinol-phosphate transaminase, whose amino-acid sequence MSRFWSDHVSGLSPYVPGEQPRVVDLLKLNTNEHPWGPSPKALAAIKEAADNRLRLYPDPKATALREVLAEHHGVTPDCIFVGNGSDEVLAHLFNALFRRQGRALRMPDITYSFYRSYCKLFGITPELILLSKDLSIRPNDYLPRADGDLAAGIIFANPNAPTGRALPLQDIAFIAKANPDIPVVVDEAYVDFGAESSVALLEQYDNVVAVHTFSKSRALAGLRVGYVVANPPIVEGLERVKDSFNSYPLDSLALAGAIASVQDDDYFREACNAVINARDTLTRSLTELGFQVLPSSANFVFATHPQHDAASLFAALRKQHILVRHFPLERIQQYLRISVGTPEDNARLCKVLKTIITTSHPSSA is encoded by the coding sequence GTGAGTCGGTTCTGGAGTGATCATGTTTCCGGTTTGTCGCCTTATGTGCCGGGAGAGCAGCCGCGGGTTGTCGACCTGCTGAAACTGAATACCAACGAGCATCCGTGGGGCCCGTCGCCCAAAGCGCTGGCGGCCATCAAAGAGGCCGCCGATAATCGCTTGCGTTTATATCCAGACCCCAAAGCCACGGCTTTGCGTGAGGTGTTGGCGGAACATCATGGCGTAACACCTGATTGTATTTTTGTCGGGAACGGATCGGATGAAGTATTGGCCCATTTGTTCAATGCTTTGTTTCGACGCCAGGGTCGGGCGCTGCGTATGCCGGATATTACCTATAGCTTTTACCGCAGCTATTGCAAGTTGTTTGGTATCACCCCCGAGTTGATCCTTCTTTCGAAAGATCTGTCTATACGGCCAAATGACTATTTGCCGCGGGCAGATGGAGATTTAGCCGCAGGGATTATTTTTGCCAATCCGAACGCACCCACCGGACGGGCATTACCATTGCAGGACATCGCCTTTATCGCCAAGGCGAATCCGGATATTCCGGTGGTGGTCGATGAGGCCTATGTGGATTTTGGGGCCGAATCGTCGGTGGCCTTACTGGAACAGTACGACAATGTTGTGGCCGTACATACTTTTTCAAAGTCGCGTGCGTTGGCTGGATTAAGAGTAGGTTATGTGGTTGCGAATCCGCCTATTGTGGAAGGGCTGGAGCGTGTCAAAGACAGTTTTAACTCTTATCCACTTGATTCTTTGGCGCTGGCTGGTGCAATTGCATCGGTGCAAGACGATGATTATTTTCGTGAAGCCTGCAATGCGGTGATCAACGCGCGCGACACCTTGACCCGGAGTTTAACTGAACTGGGCTTTCAGGTGTTGCCCAGCTCGGCCAATTTCGTTTTTGCAACCCACCCCCAGCATGACGCTGCGTCTTTGTTTGCGGCGTTACGCAAACAGCATATTTTAGTGCGGCACTTCCCGCTTGAACGAATACAGCAGTATTTGCGTATATCAGTGGGAACCCCTGAAGATAACGCGCGCCTGTGCAAGGTGTTGAAAACAATTATTACAACCTCCCACCCATCGTCAGCATAG
- the hflX gene encoding GTPase HflX: MKSLIISVDLGNPDFQAHSDEFVMLAEGAGAEIVGHLVARRQRPDAAYFIGKGKLDEAALLADSSEAEIILFDQPLSPAQQRNIERALKRRVIDRVALILDIFALRAQSHEGKLQVELAQLQHLVTRLTRMWTHLERQRGGIGMRGPGESQLEMDKRMIGAKVKLLKERLAKAQKQRNTQRRARTRRGTMSVSLVGYTNAGKSTLFNALTRAGAYEADQLFATLDTTTRKLWIDGFGQVVVSDTVGFIRDLPPTLIAAFRATLEETVQADLLLHVVDAASPQRDEQIAEVNKVLGDIGAGEIPRILVYNKIDAAGYEPRVGRDEHGTIVRVFVSALTRAGLDGLRQAIVESGQVAGNNAFNVENI, encoded by the coding sequence ATGAAATCTTTAATTATCAGTGTTGATCTGGGCAACCCGGATTTCCAGGCTCATTCCGATGAGTTCGTGATGCTTGCCGAAGGTGCCGGCGCCGAGATTGTGGGTCATTTGGTTGCTCGCCGTCAACGGCCTGATGCCGCGTACTTCATTGGCAAAGGCAAACTTGATGAGGCCGCATTATTGGCCGATTCAAGTGAGGCCGAAATTATACTGTTCGATCAACCTTTGTCGCCGGCACAACAGCGCAATATTGAGCGGGCCCTCAAGCGCAGGGTCATTGATCGTGTTGCACTTATCCTGGATATTTTCGCGTTGCGTGCGCAAAGCCATGAAGGTAAGTTGCAGGTTGAGTTGGCCCAGCTTCAGCATTTGGTGACACGCCTAACACGCATGTGGACCCACCTTGAGCGTCAGCGCGGGGGTATAGGCATGCGTGGTCCCGGTGAGTCTCAACTGGAAATGGACAAGCGCATGATCGGCGCCAAGGTTAAGTTGTTGAAAGAGCGTTTGGCCAAAGCGCAAAAGCAGCGAAACACGCAAAGGCGCGCACGTACCCGGCGCGGCACCATGTCGGTCTCGTTGGTGGGTTACACCAACGCAGGAAAATCCACCTTATTCAATGCTTTAACACGTGCCGGCGCATACGAAGCCGATCAATTGTTTGCCACGCTCGATACCACCACCCGCAAGCTCTGGATCGACGGGTTTGGGCAGGTGGTGGTGTCTGATACGGTTGGGTTTATTCGCGATTTGCCTCCAACGCTGATCGCGGCTTTTCGCGCTACATTGGAGGAGACTGTCCAGGCCGATTTGCTATTGCATGTGGTCGATGCAGCAAGCCCGCAGCGTGATGAGCAAATTGCCGAAGTAAATAAAGTGCTGGGAGATATTGGGGCAGGCGAAATTCCCCGGATTCTTGTCTACAATAAAATCGATGCAGCCGGTTATGAACCGCGGGTGGGGCGTGATGAACATGGTACCATTGTGCGAGTGTTCGTTAGTGCGCTGACGCGTGCAGGCCTTGATGGTCTGCGTCAGGCTATCGTTGAATCAGGTCAAGTCGCAGGAAACAATGCGTTTAATGTCGAAAATATTTAA
- a CDS encoding ATP phosphoribosyltransferase regulatory subunit, translating into MSKWLLPENLADILPAEARRIEELRRELLDLYRSHGFELVAPPLVEYLDSLLSGSGSDLNLRTCKLVDQLSGRTLGVRADITPQVSRIDAHLLNRTGVTRLCYCGTVLHARPADLLSDRELLQIGAEVFGHEGVEADIQIIQMALESVQRAGVPRPRLDLGHPGIFRAIVAADPALAEIEAELSECVAAKDQSGIQALCAQAGQVRGGLVEALLTLTGLYGGVSVLERALRSLPSLPAIQQAVHDMQTLIQALPDYDFSVDLADIGTGYAYHTGVVFAVYAQGWHNAVVRGGRYDGVGKAFGRARPATGFSLDLRKLSSGLEPAPLATAIQAPWGTDAALIQAIRKLREAGEIVVQVLPGQSHSLDEFNIDRELVLSNGQWQVESVV; encoded by the coding sequence ATGTCGAAATGGTTATTGCCGGAAAATCTGGCAGATATCCTTCCTGCAGAAGCACGTCGTATCGAAGAGTTGCGCCGCGAATTACTTGATTTATACCGTTCCCACGGCTTCGAGTTAGTGGCGCCACCGCTCGTTGAATATCTTGACTCTCTTTTGTCCGGCTCAGGTTCCGATCTAAATTTGCGTACATGCAAGTTGGTTGATCAGCTATCGGGTCGTACATTAGGAGTTCGTGCCGATATCACCCCTCAGGTTTCCCGCATAGATGCGCATTTGCTGAATCGCACCGGCGTGACGCGATTGTGCTACTGCGGTACTGTATTGCATGCGCGTCCGGCAGATCTTCTGTCTGATCGTGAGCTTTTACAAATTGGTGCTGAAGTATTTGGTCATGAGGGTGTCGAGGCCGATATCCAGATCATTCAAATGGCACTCGAAAGCGTGCAGCGTGCGGGTGTGCCGCGTCCGCGACTCGATCTTGGGCATCCAGGCATTTTTCGCGCTATTGTGGCGGCCGACCCCGCCTTGGCTGAAATCGAAGCAGAGTTGTCAGAATGCGTGGCAGCAAAAGATCAGTCCGGCATTCAAGCGTTATGTGCACAGGCCGGGCAAGTTCGGGGCGGCCTGGTTGAGGCGCTGCTTACTTTGACAGGCCTTTATGGCGGTGTGTCGGTGCTTGAGCGGGCGTTACGCAGCCTGCCGTCATTGCCCGCTATCCAGCAAGCGGTGCACGATATGCAAACACTTATTCAGGCGTTACCCGATTATGACTTTAGTGTCGATCTGGCTGACATCGGCACCGGTTATGCGTATCACACCGGGGTGGTGTTCGCTGTTTATGCCCAGGGCTGGCATAACGCAGTGGTCCGTGGTGGCCGCTATGACGGCGTCGGTAAAGCTTTCGGTCGGGCGCGCCCGGCAACGGGTTTTAGTCTGGACTTACGTAAGCTGTCGTCAGGCTTAGAGCCGGCTCCTCTGGCGACTGCCATTCAAGCGCCCTGGGGAACCGATGCAGCGCTGATACAGGCTATTCGCAAGTTACGCGAAGCAGGTGAAATCGTGGTTCAGGTCTTGCCGGGGCAATCGCACTCACTCGACGAATTTAATATCGATCGTGAATTGGTGCTGTCCAATGGCCAGTGGCAGGTTGAGTCGGTCGTTTAG
- the hflK gene encoding FtsH protease activity modulator HflK: MRLMSKIFNLNDPGWGRGKGDGNDSSQPNNQNRPGNNQGNNGGPPDLDEVWRDFNGKIGSLFGRKRRGGGNMGGGGNGGGPVQLPKGSPKLFVFIAIVLVGLWLSSGFIIVQEGQVAVVTKFGKYTKTLNPGLQWHMPYPIEEAQPVNIAQLRTFEVGYRGSVGNKVLNESLMLTTDENIVDVQYVVQYRLMPEGAPNYLFETVDPDDSVRQAAETAMREVVGQRPMDVVLYSGRTEIANSVQQLTQDILDRYKTGVQVSTVAIQNVQPPEQVQAAFDDAVKAGQDRERLINEGNAYASRIIPEARGRADRMVFDAQGYTAQVIGTAQGDTARFAAIETEFAKAPEVTRDRMYLATMQTILENTSKILIDNQSASNMLYLPLDKIMQQASRSNSSTASPDPAAGMAAGSAGQSSEGSGSSSGSTSGSGGRNASGGGSPYSNSSNLLTSPYSSR; the protein is encoded by the coding sequence ATGCGTTTAATGTCGAAAATATTTAATTTGAACGACCCGGGCTGGGGTCGCGGAAAAGGCGATGGCAATGACTCGTCGCAGCCCAATAATCAGAATCGCCCCGGTAATAACCAGGGCAATAATGGTGGCCCTCCCGACCTCGACGAGGTCTGGCGTGATTTCAACGGCAAAATAGGTTCACTGTTTGGCCGTAAGCGTCGAGGGGGGGGCAACATGGGCGGTGGCGGCAACGGTGGTGGGCCGGTTCAACTGCCTAAAGGTTCTCCAAAACTGTTTGTCTTTATCGCCATTGTATTGGTTGGTTTATGGCTTTCCAGCGGCTTTATTATTGTGCAGGAAGGGCAGGTTGCCGTGGTGACCAAATTTGGTAAATACACGAAAACACTGAATCCCGGTTTGCAATGGCATATGCCATATCCCATTGAAGAAGCACAGCCTGTAAATATTGCGCAGTTGCGTACCTTTGAAGTGGGTTATCGCGGAAGCGTTGGCAACAAGGTGCTGAACGAATCTCTTATGCTTACGACCGACGAAAATATCGTCGATGTGCAATACGTAGTGCAATATCGCCTCATGCCGGAAGGTGCGCCCAACTACCTGTTTGAAACAGTCGACCCCGACGACTCTGTTCGTCAGGCTGCCGAAACCGCCATGCGCGAAGTGGTCGGCCAGCGGCCTATGGATGTCGTTTTGTATTCCGGTCGTACCGAAATTGCCAATAGTGTTCAGCAGCTTACTCAGGACATTCTCGACCGCTATAAAACCGGTGTGCAAGTTAGTACTGTTGCCATACAGAACGTCCAGCCGCCGGAACAAGTGCAAGCGGCGTTCGATGATGCCGTTAAAGCAGGTCAGGACCGCGAACGTTTAATTAACGAAGGAAACGCCTACGCCAGTCGCATTATTCCCGAGGCACGAGGTCGTGCTGATCGTATGGTTTTCGATGCACAAGGCTATACCGCGCAAGTGATCGGTACGGCGCAGGGTGATACCGCACGTTTCGCTGCAATTGAAACTGAGTTTGCCAAGGCGCCGGAAGTCACCCGCGATCGTATGTATTTAGCCACCATGCAAACGATACTTGAAAACACATCAAAGATACTTATCGACAATCAGTCGGCCAGCAATATGTTGTATTTGCCACTTGATAAAATTATGCAGCAAGCCTCTCGCTCCAACTCAAGCACGGCTTCGCCCGATCCTGCAGCTGGTATGGCGGCAGGCTCTGCCGGCCAGTCGTCCGAGGGGAGTGGCAGTTCGTCCGGTAGTACTTCCGGTAGTGGGGGGCGTAACGCCTCTGGTGGGGGTAGCCCCTACAGCAATTCGTCGAATTTGCTGACAAGTCCGTATTCGTCACGCTAA
- the hflC gene encoding protease modulator HflC, producing the protein MPRFFPYLVGLVILLAVASSCVFIVRERDAALVFALGEVRDTITEPGLYFKLPPPFENVVRLDKRLQTIESQDPERIQTAEKKNLLIDSYAKWRISDPRQYYVTFGLNKTAAEERLSAQIRDALNAAVNVRTVKQVVSSERGDIMDEILANVARRAAPLGVDVVDVRLIRIDFSPEISESVYRRMEAERKEEANRLRATGSAESERIRAQADREREEILAKAYADAQNIRGEGDADAAAIYSESYGKNPDFYSFYRSLESYRSAFSNKNDTLVISPDTDFFRFWGNPQGGQAQEGAGSR; encoded by the coding sequence ATGCCACGTTTTTTCCCGTATCTGGTTGGTCTGGTCATTTTATTGGCCGTTGCCTCCTCTTGTGTTTTCATAGTGCGTGAACGCGATGCCGCGCTGGTTTTTGCCTTGGGTGAAGTGCGCGACACCATCACTGAACCCGGTTTGTATTTCAAGCTGCCCCCTCCGTTTGAAAACGTCGTCCGGCTCGACAAACGACTTCAAACCATCGAATCGCAAGACCCTGAGCGTATTCAAACGGCTGAAAAGAAGAATTTGCTTATTGATTCTTATGCCAAATGGCGTATCAGCGATCCACGACAGTACTATGTCACTTTCGGTTTGAATAAAACAGCCGCCGAAGAGCGCCTTAGCGCGCAAATTCGCGATGCTTTGAACGCAGCCGTGAACGTGCGCACGGTGAAGCAGGTGGTGTCCAGCGAACGCGGTGACATCATGGATGAGATTTTGGCTAATGTGGCGCGTCGCGCGGCACCGTTGGGTGTTGATGTGGTTGATGTTCGTCTTATCCGCATCGATTTTTCGCCCGAAATTTCGGAATCGGTTTATCGTCGGATGGAAGCCGAGCGTAAAGAAGAGGCCAATCGTTTGCGTGCCACTGGTTCAGCGGAAAGTGAACGAATTCGTGCCCAGGCCGATCGTGAGCGCGAAGAAATTTTAGCCAAGGCTTATGCTGACGCCCAGAATATTCGTGGTGAAGGTGATGCCGATGCCGCTGCAATTTATTCGGAATCCTACGGCAAGAATCCTGACTTCTATAGTTTCTACCGTAGTTTGGAAAGTTATCGGTCCGCGTTTTCCAACAAAAACGACACGCTGGTGATTAGCCCGGATACCGATTTCTTCCGGTTCTGGGGTAATCCGCAAGGTGGACAAGCCCAAGAAGGAGCGGGCAGCCGTTAG
- the hfq gene encoding RNA chaperone Hfq, producing the protein MSNKGQTLQDPFLNALRKEHVPVSIYLVNGIKLQGQVESFDQYVVLLRNTVTQMVYKHAISTVVPARPVNLQVDDAAAE; encoded by the coding sequence ATGAGCAACAAAGGGCAAACATTACAAGACCCGTTTTTGAACGCACTTCGTAAGGAACATGTTCCCGTTTCCATTTATCTGGTGAACGGTATCAAACTGCAAGGTCAGGTTGAGTCTTTCGATCAATACGTGGTGCTGCTGCGCAATACCGTCACGCAAATGGTATATAAGCATGCCATTTCCACCGTTGTGCCGGCACGTCCGGTTAATTTGCAGGTTGATGACGCTGCTGCCGAATAA
- the rpsU gene encoding 30S ribosomal protein S21 translates to MPTVRLKENEPFEAALRRFKRTIEKNGLLTELRSREFYEKPTAERKRKHAAAVKRHYKRLRSQQLPPRLY, encoded by the coding sequence ATGCCAACTGTTCGCTTAAAAGAAAACGAGCCTTTTGAAGCCGCATTGCGTCGCTTCAAACGCACTATTGAAAAAAACGGTTTGTTAACCGAGCTGCGTTCGCGTGAATTTTATGAAAAGCCAACGGCCGAGCGTAAGCGTAAGCACGCTGCTGCCGTAAAGCGCCACTATAAGCGTTTGCGTAGCCAGCAACTGCCTCCTCGTCTGTATTGA
- the bamB gene encoding outer membrane protein assembly factor BamB, which translates to MMRKAGFRRWQKGAGVVMTSFVLAGCSWFSPSDPRYEPTPLTEYPAQISAAAGWNVSIGSGSGPGFVPQLVGESVYAAAPNGSVVKVALGSGAVQWRADADIPLSAGAGSDGVTTAVAGPDGTVVAFNDQGQEKWRAKASSEVFIPPAVGEGIVAVRSSDYRIQAFDANTGDLLWSLQRPGPALALKTSMQMLIIEGVVISGLPNGRVIVIDARNGAVQWEGNVSSARGATDLERINDVVGKPQALGPLLCAASYQGRIVCFDVSQGGVPIWEQRFSTSQGIVADSQQVYAANQRDVAYAFSLNDGTERWKQEQLRNRRLSGPAVVPQAVAYGDLDGYVHFLSRVNGDLLGRVQVGSGPIVSPLVSTPRGVLVQTDGGNLVLVGVN; encoded by the coding sequence ATAATGCGCAAAGCAGGTTTTCGCCGTTGGCAAAAGGGTGCGGGCGTCGTGATGACGTCGTTCGTCTTGGCGGGTTGCTCCTGGTTTTCTCCCAGTGACCCACGTTACGAACCTACTCCTCTTACTGAGTATCCTGCCCAAATTTCAGCAGCGGCCGGTTGGAATGTATCGATTGGTAGTGGTTCCGGCCCTGGTTTTGTTCCCCAGTTGGTGGGCGAGTCGGTGTACGCGGCAGCGCCCAATGGGTCGGTGGTTAAAGTTGCACTGGGCAGTGGTGCCGTTCAATGGCGTGCCGATGCAGATATTCCCTTGTCGGCTGGTGCGGGTTCCGACGGCGTGACCACGGCGGTAGCGGGCCCCGACGGCACGGTCGTGGCTTTTAACGATCAAGGCCAGGAAAAATGGCGTGCCAAGGCAAGTAGCGAGGTGTTTATTCCACCGGCAGTAGGTGAGGGTATTGTGGCAGTGCGCAGTAGCGACTACCGTATTCAGGCTTTTGATGCTAATACAGGTGATTTGCTTTGGAGTTTGCAGCGCCCCGGCCCGGCACTGGCCTTAAAAACCAGCATGCAAATGCTGATTATCGAGGGCGTGGTGATCTCCGGTCTGCCCAATGGTCGCGTGATTGTGATTGATGCCCGTAATGGGGCTGTGCAGTGGGAAGGTAATGTCTCTTCGGCGCGCGGTGCAACCGACCTTGAGCGTATCAACGATGTGGTGGGTAAACCGCAGGCGCTTGGGCCTTTGCTTTGCGCTGCATCGTATCAGGGGCGTATTGTATGTTTCGACGTTTCTCAGGGTGGTGTGCCTATCTGGGAGCAGCGTTTCTCGACTTCCCAGGGTATTGTGGCAGACAGCCAGCAAGTGTATGCGGCTAACCAGCGCGATGTGGCGTACGCCTTTAGTCTGAACGATGGCACCGAGCGCTGGAAGCAGGAACAATTGCGCAATCGGCGTCTGTCCGGTCCGGCAGTGGTGCCCCAAGCTGTTGCCTATGGCGACCTCGATGGATATGTCCATTTCCTATCGCGAGTGAATGGCGATTTATTGGGCCGTGTGCAGGTTGGCAGTGGACCTATTGTGTCGCCGTTGGTAAGCACGCCGCGAGGGGTGCTGGTGCAAACCGACGGCGGTAATCTCGTACTTGTTGGTGTCAATTGA